The Nitrosomonas sp. genomic sequence AATGAAAGCTTTGGCTGTCGTACTGATTGCTCTGATTGTGCTAGCTCAATATCCGTTGTGGTATGGCAAGGGCGGCTGGCTGGAAATAATGCAGATGAAGCAGGAGGTAATTGCCCTGCAGGAAAGCAATCAGCTCTTGCTGCAAGAAAATACTATCCT encodes the following:
- the ftsB gene encoding cell division protein FtsB gives rise to the protein MKALAVVLIALIVLAQYPLWYGKGGWLEIMQMKQEVIALQESNQLLLQENTILEAEVDNLKVGLDAIEELARSELGMIRQNELFFRVLAQELR